Proteins co-encoded in one Chloroflexota bacterium genomic window:
- a CDS encoding glycosyltransferase family 2 protein, translating to MTLSVIVPAYNEAPTIAEALRRVAAVDLDLDIIVVNDCSTDATTAEIESVAIPGIRVINHPENRGKGAAVRSGLREARGDVLVIHDGDLEYNPQDFLAMIQPILRGEARVVYGYRPLESQSPLYRLGNRFLTLLTNLLYGASVRDMETCHKMWRREVLEGVALTADSFDLEVELTARFLRRGEHIAQLPISYEARSAKKLRWWVDGPAAVRALVRYRFLR from the coding sequence GTGACCCTCAGCGTGATCGTGCCGGCGTACAACGAGGCGCCCACGATCGCCGAAGCGCTGCGCCGAGTCGCTGCCGTGGACCTCGACCTCGACATCATCGTCGTCAACGATTGCTCGACCGATGCGACGACGGCGGAAATCGAGTCAGTCGCCATCCCCGGAATCCGCGTCATCAATCACCCGGAGAACCGGGGCAAGGGCGCCGCCGTGCGCTCGGGGCTGCGCGAGGCCCGCGGGGACGTGCTGGTTATTCACGACGGCGACCTCGAGTACAACCCGCAGGACTTCCTGGCCATGATTCAGCCGATCCTGCGCGGCGAAGCCAGGGTCGTCTACGGATACCGACCGTTGGAATCGCAGTCGCCGCTCTATCGGCTCGGGAATCGCTTCCTCACGCTGCTCACGAATCTGCTTTACGGCGCCTCCGTGCGCGACATGGAAACCTGCCACAAGATGTGGCGCCGCGAGGTGCTGGAGGGCGTTGCGCTGACCGCGGATTCATTCGACCTCGAGGTCGAGCTGACGGCGCGGTTTCTCCGGCGCGGCGAACACATCGCGCAACTGCCAATCTCGTACGAAGCGCGATCCGCCAAGAAGCTGCGCTGGTGGGTCGACGGCCCGGCCGCGGTCAGGGCGCTGGTGCGCTACCGCTTTCTTCGGTAG
- a CDS encoding sugar phosphate isomerase/epimerase: MRLAVTTYSAPQWTIDEHARVAREIGCDGLEIRMLAGQPLAPDLPAAERRRIAEVVADAGLAICVVGSDCRLAQPATPRASEVDRAAGFIELAREWGAPVVRVFGGAQSADAPPAEADSWVVEGLRAAAAHAAPHGVRVALETHDLFNSAVRVGGIVRAAAHPNAAAVWDLGHPHRAGESVAEAWDAIGPFVVHVHVKDIVRTDDEREWESVVAGRGEVPIAEMLGVLRRAGYGGYLSTEWEPRDARAGGGRKAALAQHAAYLRAILDAG; the protein is encoded by the coding sequence ATGCGGCTGGCCGTCACGACTTACTCCGCGCCCCAGTGGACCATCGACGAGCATGCGCGGGTCGCCCGCGAGATCGGCTGTGACGGCCTGGAGATCCGGATGCTCGCCGGGCAGCCGCTCGCGCCCGATCTCCCCGCCGCGGAGCGACGACGCATCGCCGAGGTGGTCGCGGACGCGGGTCTCGCGATCTGCGTGGTCGGCAGCGACTGCCGCTTGGCGCAGCCGGCAACGCCGCGCGCGTCTGAGGTCGATCGGGCGGCTGGATTCATCGAGTTGGCCCGCGAGTGGGGGGCTCCGGTGGTCCGGGTGTTTGGGGGCGCGCAGAGTGCCGACGCGCCGCCCGCCGAGGCGGACTCCTGGGTGGTGGAGGGTCTGCGCGCGGCCGCCGCGCATGCCGCGCCGCACGGCGTTCGCGTGGCTTTGGAAACTCACGACCTCTTCAACTCCGCCGTGCGCGTCGGCGGCATCGTGCGCGCCGCGGCGCATCCCAACGCCGCCGCGGTGTGGGACCTGGGACATCCGCACCGCGCCGGTGAGAGTGTCGCGGAGGCCTGGGACGCCATCGGTCCGTTCGTGGTTCATGTCCACGTCAAGGACATCGTTCGCACCGACGACGAGCGCGAGTGGGAAAGCGTCGTTGCCGGCCGGGGTGAAGTGCCGATTGCCGAGATGCTTGGTGTCCTTCGCCGCGCCGGCTACGGCGGGTACCTTTCGACCGAGTGGGAGCCGCGCGACGCCCGAGCGGGCGGCGGGCGCAAGGCCGCGCTGGCGCAGCACGCCGCCTATCTGCGCGCGATCCTGGACGCCGGCTAG
- the selA gene encoding L-seryl-tRNA(Sec) selenium transferase, producing MAPSADGPSLRDLPSVDRIAQTAAAHGEMPPALLVSAARAEIATARDAMGRGGAAPSLDALAEAAALRAALLVRDAPRRVINATGVIVHTNLGRAPLSDRALVAVQEAAAGYAALEMDLDTGRRGGRGAAVAASLREITGAPAALALNNNAGATFLALEALAAGGEVLVSRGEAIEIGGGFRVPDILAASGAVLRDVGTTNRTRLEDYAEALSDRTTAILHVHRSNFAQIGFTESPDLAALAHLAHEHAVPLIGDLGSGTLLDPAPYGLVNEPRVQDALAAGCDIVTFSGDKLLGGPQAGIAAGNAAHVERIARRPLARALRCDALTLAALQATLAHYLLGEAETVIPVWQMIAAQPEDLRARARRLAHGVAGAGVEDSESAVGGGSLPGQVLPSFAVRLGGGGQALAGRLRRADPPVIARVRDDDVWLDVRTVLPRDERALRRTLLDLAR from the coding sequence ATGGCGCCTAGCGCGGACGGCCCGTCCCTGCGGGACCTGCCGTCGGTGGACCGGATTGCGCAGACGGCAGCCGCGCACGGCGAGATGCCACCGGCCCTGCTGGTCTCGGCCGCACGCGCGGAGATCGCCACCGCCCGCGATGCCATGGGGCGGGGCGGCGCCGCCCCGAGCTTGGACGCACTGGCCGAGGCCGCCGCGCTGCGGGCGGCGTTGCTGGTGCGCGATGCCCCGCGACGCGTCATCAATGCCACCGGCGTGATCGTTCACACCAATCTGGGACGCGCGCCGCTGAGCGACCGGGCGCTTGTCGCGGTTCAAGAGGCGGCGGCGGGATACGCCGCGCTGGAAATGGACCTCGACACGGGTCGGCGAGGCGGGCGCGGCGCGGCGGTGGCCGCGAGCCTGCGCGAGATCACCGGCGCGCCGGCGGCTCTGGCGCTCAACAACAACGCCGGGGCCACATTCCTGGCGCTCGAGGCGCTGGCCGCGGGCGGCGAGGTGCTGGTGAGCCGCGGCGAGGCGATCGAGATTGGCGGCGGCTTCCGGGTGCCGGACATCCTCGCCGCCAGCGGCGCGGTGCTGCGGGACGTTGGCACGACCAATCGCACCCGGCTCGAGGATTACGCGGAGGCGCTGAGCGATCGCACCACGGCGATCCTCCACGTGCACCGCAGCAACTTTGCGCAGATCGGCTTCACCGAGTCGCCGGATCTTGCGGCGCTGGCGCATCTTGCCCACGAGCACGCCGTGCCGCTGATCGGCGATCTCGGCTCGGGGACCTTGCTGGACCCGGCGCCGTACGGACTGGTCAACGAGCCGCGCGTGCAGGACGCGCTGGCCGCGGGCTGCGACATCGTGACCTTTTCGGGCGACAAGCTGCTGGGAGGTCCGCAAGCCGGCATCGCGGCCGGCAATGCCGCCCATGTGGAGCGGATCGCCCGGCGCCCGCTGGCACGCGCGCTGCGCTGCGACGCGCTCACGCTGGCGGCACTCCAGGCCACGCTCGCCCACTACCTGCTGGGCGAAGCCGAGACTGTCATTCCCGTCTGGCAGATGATCGCCGCGCAGCCCGAAGACCTCCGCGCCCGCGCCCGCCGGCTGGCGCACGGCGTTGCCGGCGCCGGCGTCGAGGACTCGGAGTCGGCGGTCGGTGGCGGTTCGCTGCCAGGCCAGGTGCTTCCCAGCTTCGCCGTACGGCTCGGGGGCGGCGGACAGGCCCTGGCCGGGCGGCTGCGCCGCGCGGACCCGCCGGTGATTGCCCGCGTCCGGGACGATGACGTGTGGCTCGACGTGCGCACGGTGCTGCCGCGCGACGAACGCGCGCTGCGGCGCACCCTGCTCGACCTGGCCCGCTAG
- the mnmA gene encoding tRNA 2-thiouridine(34) synthase MnmA, protein MARVLVAMSGGVDSSVAAALLARAGHEVIGVTFNQWPASQTLRNSRSGCCTPRTIDDARHVCQILDAPHYVLNFRAEFEAAVIDPWSRAYLHGETPNPCVTCNDRVRFPELIRKADEVGAEFVATGHYARVANGTSWRLLRARDSAKDQSYVLHMLQQDQLRRVRLPLGDLRKPDVRRMAAEFELPVAAKPDSQEICFVPEGDYAAVVRRRGTSGEGPIVESDGRVVGRHDGIETATIGQRRGLALGGGGGRRYVTAIDAELNTLVVGPREAAMVDSISVRDVRWINGPEATPPAHAEVQTRSHARAVRARLEPQSVSMLSVVFDEPAWAPAPGQAAVFYRGDEVLGGGVIDRSEVR, encoded by the coding sequence ATGGCGCGGGTGCTTGTGGCGATGAGCGGGGGCGTGGACAGCTCCGTCGCCGCCGCGTTGCTTGCCCGCGCGGGCCACGAGGTGATCGGCGTGACGTTCAACCAATGGCCGGCGAGCCAGACCCTTCGCAACTCCCGCAGCGGATGCTGCACACCGCGGACTATCGACGATGCACGGCACGTCTGCCAGATCCTCGACGCGCCGCACTACGTGCTGAACTTCCGCGCCGAGTTCGAGGCGGCTGTGATCGATCCGTGGTCCCGCGCCTACCTCCACGGCGAGACGCCGAATCCCTGCGTGACGTGCAACGACCGCGTGCGGTTCCCGGAGCTGATTCGCAAGGCCGATGAAGTGGGCGCCGAATTCGTCGCCACCGGCCACTACGCGCGTGTCGCGAACGGAACGTCGTGGCGACTGCTCCGCGCCCGTGATTCGGCCAAGGACCAGTCGTACGTGCTGCATATGCTGCAGCAGGACCAGTTGCGCCGCGTCCGCCTGCCGCTGGGCGACCTGCGTAAGCCGGATGTCCGCCGGATGGCCGCCGAGTTTGAGTTGCCCGTGGCCGCCAAGCCGGACAGCCAGGAGATTTGCTTCGTTCCCGAGGGCGACTACGCAGCCGTCGTGCGGCGCCGGGGAACCAGCGGCGAAGGCCCGATCGTCGAGTCCGATGGACGAGTGGTCGGGCGTCATGACGGCATCGAAACCGCGACCATCGGGCAGCGCCGGGGACTTGCCCTTGGCGGCGGTGGCGGACGCCGCTATGTGACGGCGATCGACGCCGAGCTGAATACGCTGGTGGTCGGTCCGCGCGAGGCGGCGATGGTGGATTCGATTTCCGTGCGCGATGTGCGTTGGATCAACGGACCCGAGGCAACCCCGCCGGCGCACGCCGAAGTGCAGACTCGCTCCCACGCCCGTGCCGTCCGCGCCCGACTCGAGCCGCAATCCGTCTCGATGCTGTCGGTCGTGTTCGACGAGCCCGCCTGGGCGCCGGCTCCCGGCCAGGCCGCGGTGTTCTATCGCGGAGACGAGGTGCTGGGCGGCGGGGTGATCGACCGGTCGGAGGTGCGCTGA
- a CDS encoding amidohydrolase family protein encodes MSTPTPSLVIRAGRLVCPASGVDGPGAVTVAGDRIVGVERGHSDAPSPPGAQVLEYPDGILLPGLIDLHAHPGLGDSKHDLDPDRCLLARGTTTAMSQGDAGAANWPLYRDTVIDAAGLRIKLAMHLALPGESAPHPSHSKLDDLDADACARAVRDGGDHIWGIAVTTNVLGTGDIDPREILARGLAAAEAVGCPIIYGSRYHTDWPLDDQLKRLRPGDMVTYCYHDGPDRIVGDGRVLDCVHEARARGVLFDTGHGMNSFVYDVAEAALADGFPPDAISTDIQRRHVGSNPPHDLPLVMSKLRAAGMPEAEIWPRVTERPAQILGMADEIGRLAPDACADLVVLDWAPSPELLADCKGVTRAGGRWHARLVVRGGTVVETTSP; translated from the coding sequence TTGAGCACTCCGACCCCATCGCTTGTGATTCGCGCCGGGCGGCTCGTGTGCCCGGCAAGCGGAGTCGACGGTCCGGGCGCCGTGACGGTCGCCGGCGACCGCATCGTCGGCGTCGAGCGCGGCCACTCGGATGCGCCGTCGCCGCCCGGCGCCCAAGTGCTTGAATACCCCGACGGCATCCTGCTGCCCGGGCTGATCGACCTCCATGCGCATCCGGGGTTGGGCGACTCCAAGCATGATCTGGACCCCGATCGCTGCCTGCTCGCTCGCGGTACCACGACGGCCATGTCACAGGGCGATGCGGGCGCGGCCAACTGGCCCCTCTATCGCGACACCGTCATCGACGCGGCCGGGTTGCGGATCAAGCTCGCCATGCACCTCGCATTGCCCGGCGAATCGGCGCCGCACCCGAGCCACTCAAAGCTCGACGACCTGGACGCGGACGCATGCGCGCGCGCCGTCCGCGACGGCGGCGATCACATTTGGGGCATTGCCGTCACCACGAACGTCCTCGGCACCGGCGACATCGACCCGCGCGAGATTCTGGCTCGCGGCCTTGCGGCGGCGGAGGCCGTGGGCTGCCCCATCATCTACGGCTCGCGCTACCACACCGATTGGCCGCTCGACGACCAGCTCAAGCGCTTGCGTCCCGGCGATATGGTCACCTACTGCTACCACGATGGACCGGACCGCATCGTGGGCGACGGTCGAGTCCTCGACTGCGTCCACGAGGCGCGCGCCCGCGGGGTCCTGTTCGACACTGGGCACGGGATGAACTCGTTCGTCTACGACGTCGCCGAGGCCGCGCTCGCCGATGGATTCCCGCCCGACGCAATCTCAACGGACATTCAGCGGCGGCACGTCGGGTCGAATCCGCCGCACGACCTTCCGCTCGTCATGTCCAAGCTTCGTGCCGCAGGGATGCCGGAAGCCGAGATCTGGCCCCGCGTGACTGAGCGACCGGCGCAGATCCTGGGCATGGCCGATGAGATTGGCCGTCTGGCGCCTGACGCTTGCGCGGATCTTGTGGTCCTCGATTGGGCGCCGTCTCCCGAGCTCCTGGCGGATTGCAAAGGCGTTACACGCGCCGGAGGGCGGTGGCACGCCCGGCTCGTGGTGCGTGGCGGGACCGTCGTGGAGACGACCTCCCCCTAG
- a CDS encoding 2,3-bisphosphoglycerate-independent phosphoglycerate mutase: protein MAQPATTKLVLIVLDGLGGLPLVPGGPTELEAANTPNFDQLAREGVTGLHQPMEIGVTPGSGPGHLALFGYDPVADSIGRGALSAIGLGIELGDHDLAVRLNFCTLDGDGNVTDRRAGRISTELNQQLIAKLNGIHAHDVGLELAAERRHRAVLVLRGEGLDARVRETDPQAIGVPPLSPEALHPAAEHTSRLLTGFVDQVGESIGNEQPANFVLMRGYGQYRALPSLESRHQLRAACLAVYPMYRGVARAVGMKVLPVTEEPDNLIAELEQAWDAFDLFFVHIKETDTLGEDGDFNGKVRAIEAVDRWLPRVRALNPDVLVVTGDHSTPAKLRAHSWHPVPMMLWGSLARPDHVDAFNESACLGGGLGQMPARSILPLMLAHGQRLAKYGA, encoded by the coding sequence TTGGCGCAGCCAGCGACGACCAAGTTAGTGCTGATCGTCCTCGACGGCCTTGGTGGACTGCCGCTTGTTCCGGGCGGCCCGACCGAGCTCGAGGCGGCGAACACCCCGAACTTCGACCAGCTGGCGCGCGAGGGCGTCACCGGCCTGCACCAGCCGATGGAAATCGGCGTCACACCCGGCAGCGGTCCCGGGCATCTCGCCCTGTTCGGCTACGACCCGGTCGCCGACAGCATCGGACGCGGCGCGCTGTCGGCCATTGGGCTTGGGATCGAGCTCGGCGACCACGATCTCGCGGTGCGGTTGAACTTCTGCACTCTCGATGGCGACGGCAACGTGACCGATCGGAGGGCCGGTCGCATTTCAACCGAGCTGAACCAGCAGCTCATTGCCAAGCTCAACGGCATTCACGCTCACGACGTCGGCCTCGAGCTCGCCGCCGAGCGGCGGCACCGCGCCGTGCTCGTGCTGCGCGGCGAGGGACTCGACGCGCGGGTGCGCGAAACCGATCCCCAGGCGATTGGCGTGCCGCCGCTGTCGCCGGAAGCGCTGCATCCGGCGGCGGAGCACACCAGCCGGCTCCTAACCGGATTCGTGGACCAGGTCGGCGAAAGCATCGGCAATGAGCAACCGGCCAACTTCGTGCTCATGCGCGGCTACGGCCAGTATCGGGCCCTGCCGTCGCTGGAGTCGCGCCACCAGCTGCGGGCGGCGTGCCTGGCCGTCTATCCGATGTATCGCGGCGTTGCCCGCGCCGTGGGAATGAAGGTGCTCCCGGTCACCGAGGAGCCCGACAACCTGATCGCGGAGCTCGAGCAGGCCTGGGACGCGTTCGACCTCTTCTTTGTGCACATCAAGGAGACCGACACGCTGGGCGAGGATGGCGATTTCAACGGCAAGGTGCGCGCCATCGAGGCGGTCGACCGCTGGCTGCCGCGAGTGCGAGCCCTCAATCCCGACGTGCTCGTCGTCACCGGCGACCACTCGACGCCGGCCAAGCTTCGGGCCCATTCCTGGCACCCGGTGCCGATGATGCTGTGGGGGTCGCTGGCGAGGCCGGACCACGTTGACGCGTTCAACGAGTCCGCCTGCCTCGGCGGGGGCTTGGGACAGATGCCGGCGCGATCGATCCTGCCGCTCATGCTGGCGCACGGGCAGCGGCTCGCGAAGTATGGCGCCTAG
- a CDS encoding glycosyltransferase family 2 protein: MSTASSTAGQPMPQISVVFPCHNEAENVAAVIADAQQHVGALSDDYELLIVDDGSSDGTAERAHEAAAGDDRVRVVQHPTNLGYGHALRSGFAAARAPLICYVDGDGQFSLADLPGLVNALGTHGFVLGYRIQRADPAHRSLNARLWGLVVRLVMGFKVRDIDCGFKLFRREVVQDIEFIAGRGAVISAELVARATHAGHTYTEVGVHHYPRTAGEQSGNSPLVVLNSFADIARLRWRLR; encoded by the coding sequence ATGTCGACCGCCTCCTCAACAGCCGGGCAACCCATGCCGCAAATCTCGGTAGTTTTTCCGTGTCACAACGAGGCGGAGAATGTCGCCGCGGTCATCGCCGACGCCCAGCAGCACGTTGGCGCGCTTAGTGACGACTACGAGCTCCTCATCGTCGACGACGGCTCGAGCGACGGCACGGCCGAGCGAGCCCACGAGGCGGCCGCGGGTGACGACCGCGTACGCGTGGTGCAGCACCCGACGAATCTGGGCTATGGCCATGCGCTGCGCTCCGGCTTTGCCGCCGCGCGCGCGCCGCTGATCTGCTACGTCGACGGCGACGGCCAGTTCTCGCTCGCCGACCTGCCGGGATTGGTGAACGCGCTCGGCACACACGGCTTCGTGCTGGGCTATCGCATCCAGCGGGCCGATCCGGCACACCGGTCGCTGAATGCGCGCCTTTGGGGGCTGGTCGTGCGGCTGGTGATGGGCTTCAAGGTGCGGGACATCGACTGTGGCTTCAAGCTGTTTCGCCGCGAGGTGGTGCAGGACATCGAGTTCATCGCCGGTCGCGGCGCGGTGATCTCGGCCGAACTCGTGGCCCGCGCCACGCATGCAGGGCACACCTACACGGAAGTCGGCGTCCACCACTATCCGCGCACAGCCGGCGAGCAGTCCGGCAACAGCCCGCTGGTGGTGCTGAACTCCTTCGCCGATATCGCTCGGCTGCGGTGGCGCCTGCGGTGA
- a CDS encoding transglutaminaseTgpA domain-containing protein codes for MSVAAATASRIRFPTLPAGSLLTLGLLLAATLAPLASIHLVGWAPGTGVLFAVAIVAILAAWWLSARRMSSVWIVAIGVISDLAVAYVVASEAFPGPIDGVRNFAALFGETVEWVQLRQSGALGGEPPLNAAANETWELLRDLYFRLEGWFQSAFAFQVSRDNVVFLFWMTMAAWGMGYFAGWMAFRRRSALWALTPGMLALGINVTYIGPDWIPFVVFLSAALALIVHLRTTSLESKWATTGTSYTRGLGNTVFAWALVVIALVVVLSVALPRAAGNPVAEAFWTYLGDGWGNVETGIQRLFGGVSNPAGAALAGRESMGLSGPQPFQPRGSMIIESTSPNYWKGQTFDVYTGQGWRSTYRELAEREPSAPLAESFGLEARVPVRTNVEMLDFTTSVLYSPGDVIRVNRRYLAQVDDSGAPIEDYASIRATRRVGQRLVYSVDSTFSGATIAQLRAASTEYPEWIAPYLELPEMPDRVLALAQRFAEAGETAFDRVLAIEFFMRRFPFAVDAPPLPGDRDATDFFLTESRRGSAVNIASTMAVLVRALDIPSRLVNGFVAGDYDAATNRFFVNPEHAHTWVEVYFPGYGWVAFEPSGFRLPVERQTDDAGDGIAASNVVGGLGPTFDDLLEDLELMSGSAGGAFSAVEPDEEDAFGEVLGNVAGALVGIAIALGAFALVVLIIMGAAFARNRLQQPSTGVQRVYARMVSYARRAGYNAGASETPQEVSRRLGAWLFPDTMAAGADGASPPETVAVAYMRATYSQHRVTRAERRAVDEAWRVIRQRLIRRIVQPARFLERFQRA; via the coding sequence ATGAGCGTGGCCGCCGCGACCGCCAGCCGTATCCGGTTCCCGACCCTGCCGGCCGGCTCGTTGCTGACCCTTGGGTTGTTGCTCGCGGCCACCCTGGCGCCGCTCGCCAGCATTCACCTGGTTGGTTGGGCGCCCGGAACGGGCGTTCTGTTTGCCGTGGCCATCGTGGCCATTCTGGCCGCCTGGTGGCTGTCCGCCCGGCGCATGTCGTCGGTCTGGATCGTGGCGATCGGCGTCATCAGCGACCTGGCCGTGGCGTATGTCGTCGCGTCGGAGGCCTTCCCCGGTCCCATTGACGGCGTGCGGAATTTCGCCGCGCTGTTTGGCGAAACCGTGGAGTGGGTGCAACTCCGCCAGTCGGGAGCCCTGGGCGGCGAGCCGCCTCTCAACGCCGCGGCCAACGAAACCTGGGAGCTGTTGCGGGACCTGTATTTCCGGCTCGAGGGCTGGTTCCAATCGGCCTTCGCGTTCCAAGTCAGCCGCGACAACGTGGTGTTCCTCTTTTGGATGACCATGGCCGCCTGGGGCATGGGCTATTTCGCGGGGTGGATGGCATTTCGACGTCGAAGCGCCCTGTGGGCATTGACCCCGGGGATGCTGGCGCTCGGAATCAACGTGACCTACATCGGTCCCGACTGGATCCCGTTCGTCGTGTTCCTCTCGGCGGCCCTGGCGCTGATCGTGCATCTGCGCACGACGTCGTTGGAGTCGAAGTGGGCGACGACGGGCACCTCCTACACACGCGGCCTCGGCAACACGGTGTTCGCGTGGGCCCTGGTCGTCATTGCCTTGGTGGTGGTGCTGTCCGTGGCCTTGCCGCGGGCGGCCGGCAATCCCGTGGCGGAGGCGTTTTGGACCTACCTGGGCGACGGCTGGGGCAACGTGGAGACGGGCATTCAGCGCTTGTTTGGCGGGGTCTCGAACCCCGCCGGCGCGGCGCTTGCCGGACGCGAGTCGATGGGGCTCAGCGGTCCCCAGCCGTTTCAGCCGCGCGGCAGCATGATCATCGAGTCGACATCGCCGAACTACTGGAAGGGGCAGACGTTCGACGTCTATACCGGACAGGGCTGGCGCAGCACCTATCGCGAGCTGGCCGAGCGCGAGCCGAGCGCGCCGCTGGCGGAGTCGTTTGGACTCGAAGCGCGCGTTCCCGTGCGGACCAACGTGGAAATGCTCGACTTCACCACGTCGGTCCTGTATTCGCCCGGCGACGTCATTCGCGTCAACCGTCGCTACCTCGCGCAGGTGGACGACTCCGGTGCGCCGATCGAGGACTACGCCTCGATCCGCGCCACCCGTCGCGTTGGGCAGCGGCTGGTCTATTCGGTGGATTCGACGTTCTCGGGGGCGACGATTGCGCAGCTTCGCGCGGCGTCAACGGAATATCCGGAATGGATCGCGCCCTATCTGGAATTGCCCGAGATGCCGGATCGCGTGCTCGCGCTGGCCCAGCGATTCGCGGAGGCCGGGGAAACGGCGTTTGACCGCGTACTCGCCATCGAATTCTTCATGCGGCGTTTCCCGTTTGCGGTCGATGCTCCGCCGCTCCCCGGCGACCGCGACGCGACCGACTTTTTCCTCACGGAATCGCGGCGCGGTTCAGCGGTGAACATCGCGTCCACGATGGCCGTCCTGGTGCGCGCCCTCGACATTCCGTCACGTCTCGTGAATGGCTTTGTGGCCGGCGACTATGACGCGGCGACGAACCGCTTCTTCGTGAACCCCGAGCACGCCCATACCTGGGTTGAGGTCTACTTTCCGGGGTATGGCTGGGTGGCCTTCGAGCCGTCGGGCTTCCGCCTGCCGGTGGAACGCCAAACCGACGACGCCGGTGACGGCATCGCCGCAAGCAATGTTGTTGGAGGACTCGGACCGACCTTCGACGACTTGCTCGAAGATCTCGAGCTGATGAGTGGCTCCGCCGGTGGAGCATTCTCGGCGGTCGAGCCCGACGAGGAGGACGCCTTTGGCGAAGTGCTCGGCAATGTCGCCGGCGCCCTGGTCGGCATCGCCATCGCGCTGGGCGCGTTTGCCCTGGTCGTGTTGATCATCATGGGGGCCGCATTCGCGCGCAACCGCCTGCAGCAGCCAAGCACGGGCGTGCAGCGGGTCTACGCGCGGATGGTGAGCTACGCGCGCCGCGCTGGCTACAATGCCGGGGCATCCGAGACGCCGCAAGAGGTGTCGCGGCGCTTGGGCGCGTGGCTGTTCCCCGACACCATGGCCGCTGGCGCTGACGGGGCAAGTCCTCCCGAGACGGTGGCCGTGGCGTACATGCGGGCCACCTACAGTCAGCACCGTGTGACACGGGCAGAAAGGCGAGCCGTTGACGAAGCGTGGCGAGTCATCCGGCAGCGACTCATCCGGCGCATCGTGCAACCCGCGCGCTTCCTGGAGCGCTTTCAGCGCGCCTAG
- a CDS encoding DUF58 domain-containing protein, whose amino-acid sequence MSVAASQPKPAVTLQRPVIIVLLGLLVVVALVTTSPIAYWLMYALLSIVLLSYLWTRLASRGLTIQRHIRTQWATVGDTIEEEFELRSGSRLPILMLEIEDYSELPGYRASIAVSLGGRSTRRWRTHGEAGRRGLYKLGPADVTVGDPFGLFTAERRLAQENTIVVYPPISVMHDVAVPAGTLVGAARSSLRTQQVTTDAGGLREFQPGDPLKRIHWPTSVRRETLLVKEFDLEPTASLWVALDLDAAVQAGHGDESTEEYGVKIVSSLAYQFVRDGKSVGLLAEGRGTRYIIEPQRGLRQLWRILESLAIVQARGTQPFADVLASAAPILGRGVSLVAISPSADPSWIGSLTHLAQRAVYPIAIGVDAATFDDAPSNAGLKEGAETAGVSFTTVSQGATFSTVQPSRHGGPAAEGQRRPTVSLAYQ is encoded by the coding sequence GTGTCCGTCGCGGCCAGCCAGCCTAAACCTGCGGTCACCCTGCAACGACCGGTCATCATCGTACTGCTGGGTCTGCTCGTCGTCGTGGCGCTGGTGACCACGTCGCCCATCGCGTATTGGTTGATGTACGCGTTGCTCAGCATTGTGCTGCTGTCCTATCTCTGGACGCGCCTGGCATCGCGCGGGCTCACCATCCAGCGTCACATCCGCACCCAGTGGGCGACGGTTGGCGACACCATCGAGGAAGAGTTCGAGCTGCGCAGCGGCAGCCGGCTGCCGATCCTCATGCTCGAGATCGAGGACTATTCGGAGCTCCCCGGGTATCGGGCGTCCATTGCCGTCAGCCTTGGCGGCCGCTCGACGCGACGCTGGCGCACGCACGGGGAAGCCGGTCGACGCGGCCTCTACAAGCTCGGGCCGGCGGACGTGACGGTTGGCGATCCATTTGGCCTCTTCACGGCCGAACGCCGGCTCGCCCAGGAGAACACCATCGTGGTCTACCCGCCGATCTCGGTGATGCACGACGTCGCCGTGCCCGCCGGAACGCTGGTGGGCGCGGCCCGCTCCTCGCTGCGGACCCAGCAGGTGACGACCGACGCCGGCGGCCTGCGCGAGTTTCAGCCCGGCGACCCGCTCAAACGCATCCACTGGCCGACCTCGGTGCGCCGCGAAACGCTGCTGGTCAAGGAGTTCGACCTCGAGCCGACCGCCAGCCTGTGGGTGGCGCTTGATTTGGACGCCGCGGTGCAGGCGGGTCACGGCGACGAGTCCACCGAGGAATATGGCGTCAAGATCGTCTCGTCGCTCGCCTACCAATTCGTGCGCGACGGCAAATCCGTCGGCCTGCTGGCCGAGGGGCGCGGCACCCGCTACATCATCGAGCCGCAACGGGGCCTGCGGCAGCTCTGGCGAATCCTGGAGTCGCTGGCCATCGTGCAGGCGCGCGGCACGCAACCCTTCGCCGACGTGCTCGCGAGCGCCGCGCCGATCCTCGGCCGTGGGGTCAGCCTGGTCGCCATCTCGCCGTCCGCGGACCCGAGCTGGATCGGAAGCCTGACCCACCTGGCGCAGCGCGCCGTGTATCCGATCGCCATCGGCGTGGATGCCGCGACGTTCGACGACGCGCCGTCCAACGCCGGGCTCAAGGAGGGGGCCGAAACCGCCGGCGTTTCGTTCACCACGGTCTCCCAGGGCGCGACCTTCTCAACGGTGCAGCCCAGCCGACACGGCGGGCCCGCAGCGGAGGGGCAGCGGCGACCGACGGTGTCGCTCGCCTACCAATAG